In one Natronosalvus amylolyticus genomic region, the following are encoded:
- a CDS encoding DUF5786 family protein — MGFGSYDESEQRHQNRDEDDGEEKAVNVHENAHEGEMTVETGASTDDLLGQLQDIKESKAAEE; from the coding sequence ATGGGTTTTGGAAGCTACGATGAATCCGAACAGCGACACCAGAATCGGGATGAGGACGACGGAGAGGAGAAAGCGGTGAACGTTCACGAAAACGCCCACGAGGGGGAGATGACGGTCGAAACTGGTGCGTCGACGGACGATTTGCTGGGGCAACTGCAGGACATCAAAGAGTCGAAAGCTGCTGAGGAATAA
- the mch gene encoding methenyltetrahydromethanopterin cyclohydrolase, with protein sequence MESLNRMAIELVDEALEFAEELNVGAYELENEATVLDFGLEFDGGIEAGLLCTEIQTAGLATPGRDLGELGGAPIPYIELSTDQPGLAYLGSQKAGWELQTDDFEGLGSGPARALVAEEQEFRQLQYTDAFDLTALTLETTQMPTAAAAEAVASRAEIESSGVFLLAYPTASVVGSVTNAARVGELVTFNLSELGYDPLDIVSVTGRAPVPPVADDEETAIGRTNDAIAYGGTAHLVVREPFDGFEQLLSTAGDEYGRPFVEIFDDRDWSFEETAADLFGPAKVTVDVLGGGTYVYGETREDILVESFGLDENPA encoded by the coding sequence ATGGAGAGTCTCAACCGAATGGCGATCGAACTGGTCGACGAGGCCCTCGAGTTCGCCGAGGAGCTGAATGTGGGGGCGTACGAACTCGAGAACGAGGCGACGGTACTCGATTTCGGCCTCGAGTTCGATGGTGGAATCGAAGCGGGACTACTGTGTACGGAGATTCAAACCGCAGGATTGGCGACACCGGGGCGTGATCTCGGAGAACTGGGTGGTGCGCCCATACCGTATATCGAACTGTCGACGGACCAGCCAGGGCTGGCATATCTGGGTTCACAAAAGGCTGGCTGGGAACTGCAGACCGATGATTTCGAAGGACTTGGAAGCGGCCCGGCTCGAGCGCTGGTGGCCGAGGAACAGGAGTTCCGACAGCTTCAGTACACAGATGCGTTCGACCTGACGGCACTGACACTCGAGACGACCCAGATGCCGACGGCGGCCGCAGCCGAGGCGGTTGCCTCGCGGGCAGAAATCGAGTCGAGCGGTGTCTTTTTACTCGCGTATCCGACGGCGAGCGTCGTCGGCAGCGTGACAAACGCGGCTCGAGTCGGTGAACTGGTGACGTTCAACCTCTCCGAACTGGGCTACGATCCGCTCGATATCGTTTCCGTGACGGGCCGAGCGCCGGTTCCGCCGGTTGCCGACGACGAGGAGACGGCAATTGGCCGGACGAACGATGCGATTGCATACGGCGGGACGGCACATCTGGTCGTCCGGGAGCCGTTCGACGGCTTCGAGCAACTGCTTTCGACGGCAGGAGACGAATATGGGAGGCCGTTCGTCGAAATCTTCGACGACCGGGACTGGTCGTTCGAGGAGACTGCGGCCGACCTCTTCGGGCCGGCAAAAGTCACCGTTGACGTACTCGGCGGTGGCACCTACGTGTACGGTGAAACACGCGAGGATATCCTCGTCGAATCGTTCGGACTCGATGAAAATCCTGCTTGA
- a CDS encoding HAD family hydrolase: MSHPPEAILFDLDDTICRYRRSAETVLECAFERVGVDPVFDPAAYPERYGDYLASSSSIGDLHRQCFGDLAVEAGVDREVGIAVAEAFNEERDQRAVDPLAGVPDVFDTLEASYRLGLITNGDPAMQAEKLAALGLTETFEPVVCAGYETAPKPDPEPFEVALEALDITPEKALYVGNSLTSDVAGAKAAGVPSVWVPVDGRGGETTRVSGPEPTFRVSSLAALESVPVLSM; encoded by the coding sequence ATGTCACATCCGCCTGAAGCGATTCTTTTCGATCTCGACGATACGATCTGCCGATATCGGCGGTCCGCAGAGACGGTCCTCGAGTGTGCGTTCGAACGCGTTGGCGTCGATCCCGTCTTCGACCCCGCTGCGTATCCCGAACGGTACGGAGACTATCTCGCCTCGAGTTCGAGTATCGGTGATCTCCATCGGCAGTGTTTCGGCGATCTCGCTGTGGAGGCGGGTGTAGATCGAGAAGTTGGAATCGCCGTCGCCGAGGCGTTCAACGAAGAACGGGATCAGCGAGCGGTCGACCCACTGGCTGGCGTCCCGGACGTGTTCGATACCCTCGAGGCGTCGTATCGACTTGGTCTGATCACGAACGGTGACCCGGCGATGCAAGCAGAGAAGTTGGCTGCGCTGGGATTGACTGAGACCTTCGAACCGGTGGTCTGTGCGGGATACGAGACTGCCCCGAAGCCGGACCCGGAACCGTTCGAGGTTGCACTCGAGGCCCTCGATATCACGCCGGAGAAGGCGCTCTACGTCGGCAATTCGCTCACGAGTGACGTGGCCGGAGCCAAAGCTGCAGGTGTCCCGTCAGTGTGGGTCCCCGTTGATGGTCGGGGCGGAGAGACGACGAGGGTATCCGGGCCTGAACCAACCTTTAGGGTGTCCTCGTTGGCAGCACTCGAGTCAGTGCCGGTGCTTTCGATGTAA
- a CDS encoding GTPBP1 family GTP-binding protein: protein MSRDRALLERALERGEQDGGNVEFKERLLQSIHLEGGRRESLAAQLRHRVLSGDGEATYVVGVTDDGGLAGIDPDTFSESMDVLSLLAEEADCHIEDVQTWGVKDGLVGIAQIREGAVLETDDKHIVIGTAGHVDHGKSTLVGSLVTGRPDDGDGATRAFLDVQPHEVERGLSADLSYAVYGFDDDGPVHVRNPNRKDDRAQIVEEADRLVSFVDTVGHEPWLRTTIRGLVGQKLDYGLLVVAADDGPTRTTREHLGVLLATDLPTMVVLTKTDIASEEQIESVVLEIERLLREVGKSPLRIARHGVDAAVDEIGDTVVPIAETSAITMDGLDVLDELFERLPKTTRDEGEFRMYIDRSYAVTGVGAVASGTVMRGSVEAGDKLLLGPMPDGTFREVEVRSIEMHYHRVDQAQAGRIVGIALKGVKEPEIERGMVLLPADADPVPVREFDAEVMVLNHPTRIGDGYEPVVHLETIGEAAAFSPENGRLLPGDSGIARVRFKFRPYLVEPGQKFVFREGRSKGVGTVTDVYPAN, encoded by the coding sequence ATGAGCCGTGACCGGGCTCTCCTCGAGCGAGCCCTGGAACGTGGCGAACAGGACGGTGGAAACGTCGAGTTCAAAGAACGTCTCCTGCAGTCGATTCACCTCGAGGGGGGTCGACGCGAGAGTCTCGCCGCACAGCTTCGACACCGCGTACTGTCGGGCGACGGCGAGGCGACCTACGTCGTTGGTGTGACCGACGATGGCGGCCTCGCTGGAATCGACCCCGATACCTTTTCGGAGTCCATGGACGTTCTCTCGTTGCTCGCCGAAGAAGCCGACTGCCACATCGAAGACGTACAGACCTGGGGTGTCAAAGACGGTCTCGTCGGTATCGCTCAGATACGCGAAGGCGCCGTCCTCGAGACGGACGACAAACACATCGTCATCGGGACAGCCGGCCACGTCGACCACGGCAAGAGCACGCTGGTTGGCTCGCTCGTAACCGGCAGACCGGACGACGGGGATGGGGCCACTCGAGCGTTCCTCGATGTCCAGCCACACGAAGTCGAACGTGGTCTCTCCGCGGATCTTTCGTATGCCGTCTACGGGTTCGACGACGACGGCCCCGTACACGTCAGAAATCCCAACCGAAAAGACGACCGGGCACAGATCGTCGAGGAGGCCGACCGACTGGTTTCCTTCGTCGACACGGTTGGCCACGAACCCTGGTTGCGGACGACTATTCGCGGTCTCGTCGGGCAGAAACTCGATTACGGCTTGCTCGTCGTCGCCGCCGACGACGGGCCGACCCGAACCACCCGCGAACACCTCGGTGTCTTGCTCGCGACCGACCTTCCAACGATGGTCGTTCTCACGAAAACGGATATCGCCAGCGAGGAACAGATCGAATCGGTCGTTCTCGAGATCGAGCGACTCCTTCGAGAGGTCGGAAAGTCGCCGTTGCGAATCGCCCGCCACGGCGTCGACGCCGCCGTCGATGAAATCGGCGATACCGTCGTTCCCATCGCTGAAACCAGCGCAATCACGATGGACGGGCTTGACGTACTCGACGAACTGTTCGAGCGCCTCCCCAAAACGACCCGTGACGAAGGCGAATTCCGCATGTACATCGACCGGAGTTACGCCGTTACTGGCGTCGGCGCCGTTGCCTCGGGAACGGTCATGCGCGGATCGGTCGAAGCCGGTGACAAACTCCTGTTGGGACCCATGCCTGACGGAACCTTCCGCGAGGTCGAAGTGCGATCCATCGAAATGCACTACCACCGCGTGGACCAGGCCCAGGCCGGTCGAATCGTCGGTATCGCCCTGAAAGGCGTCAAAGAACCCGAGATCGAACGCGGCATGGTATTACTCCCAGCCGACGCAGACCCCGTGCCGGTTCGGGAGTTCGACGCCGAAGTCATGGTCCTCAACCATCCAACCAGGATCGGTGACGGCTACGAACCCGTCGTCCACCTCGAGACGATCGGCGAAGCAGCCGCGTTTTCCCCTGAGAACGGCCGCCTCCTCCCCGGTGACAGCGGCATCGCACGCGTCCGCTTCAAATTCAGGCCGTATCTGGTCGAACCCGGCCAGAAGTTCGTCTTCAGAGAAGGGCGGAGTAAAGGTGTCGGAACGGTAACCGACGTCTATCCAGCCAATTGA
- a CDS encoding J domain-containing protein, translating to MRQSPVVLLMAASFAAMTALLAIGAVVSGSPVAFFVAVPLGVTAYFMYYHGSGKLLERLHRREERRQAADQRRRQQRATGQRGGFGAGPRQRRGPRTRGEREARFGSQGRVGFGAHDRYDSRDRAPSTSDGPTRAEARTVLGVDPTADQSSIKQAYRERVKDTHPDRGGDEDEFKRVTAAYERLRAK from the coding sequence GTGCGTCAGTCTCCAGTCGTCTTGCTCATGGCCGCCTCGTTTGCAGCCATGACGGCACTGCTCGCCATTGGAGCCGTCGTCTCCGGTTCACCCGTCGCGTTTTTCGTGGCGGTTCCGCTCGGAGTGACCGCCTACTTCATGTACTATCACGGCAGCGGCAAACTACTCGAGCGACTGCACCGTCGAGAGGAGCGCCGGCAAGCGGCTGACCAGCGGCGCCGCCAACAGCGCGCGACCGGTCAACGTGGCGGGTTTGGGGCCGGTCCACGCCAGCGTCGTGGCCCGCGAACCCGTGGCGAACGTGAAGCGCGTTTTGGCTCACAGGGCCGAGTAGGATTCGGGGCACACGACCGCTACGACTCCCGTGATAGAGCGCCCTCGACGTCGGACGGCCCCACTCGAGCGGAAGCACGAACGGTGCTGGGTGTCGATCCGACAGCCGATCAATCGTCGATAAAACAGGCCTACCGCGAGCGCGTCAAAGACACCCATCCGGACCGTGGGGGCGACGAAGACGAGTTCAAGCGAGTGACGGCCGCCTACGAACGACTGCGAGCGAAGTAA
- a CDS encoding zinc finger HIT domain-containing protein, giving the protein MSITGLCQICESRPAEYQCSNCGTLACTAHFDQSHGLCTTCVKTAKPDSNTDVDIHRL; this is encoded by the coding sequence ATGAGCATCACCGGCCTCTGTCAGATCTGTGAATCGCGACCGGCCGAATACCAGTGCTCGAACTGCGGGACGCTGGCCTGTACGGCCCACTTCGACCAGTCTCACGGGCTGTGTACGACCTGTGTGAAAACTGCGAAGCCCGATAGCAACACTGACGTGGACATTCATCGGCTATGA
- the pyrF gene encoding orotidine-5'-phosphate decarboxylase, translated as MNFFDRLHDRIVTVDSVVSVGLDPDLSRIPDHLLDYDLPRWAFNRRIIDATHEHAAVFKPNAAFYEDPDGWAALEETIAYAHGKGVPVLLDAKRADIGNTTRKYAEILERVDAITVNPYMGRDSLQPFLANEEAGVFVLCRTSNPGGADLQDLELETGEPLYERVAALADLWNENDNVGLVVGATKPEELEELREQVPELPFLVPGVGAQGGDAEAAVEYGLAGGVGLINSSRGIIFAGENAGEDFAKVSGQAAKRLQDRLNEHRH; from the coding sequence ATGAACTTCTTCGACCGGTTGCACGACCGGATCGTCACCGTCGATAGCGTCGTGAGCGTCGGCCTCGACCCAGATCTGTCTCGGATTCCCGATCACCTACTCGACTACGACCTCCCGCGCTGGGCGTTCAACCGCCGTATCATCGACGCCACCCACGAACACGCCGCCGTGTTCAAACCGAACGCCGCCTTCTACGAGGATCCCGACGGGTGGGCCGCCCTCGAAGAGACCATCGCCTACGCACACGGAAAAGGTGTCCCTGTCTTGCTCGACGCAAAGCGCGCCGATATCGGCAATACGACCCGAAAATACGCCGAAATCCTCGAGCGAGTCGACGCGATAACCGTCAACCCCTACATGGGCCGTGACTCACTCCAGCCGTTCCTGGCGAACGAAGAGGCCGGAGTGTTCGTCCTCTGTCGCACCTCCAACCCCGGCGGCGCTGATCTACAGGACCTCGAACTCGAAACCGGCGAACCACTTTACGAACGCGTTGCCGCGCTTGCCGACCTCTGGAACGAAAACGACAACGTCGGCCTCGTAGTGGGGGCAACGAAGCCCGAAGAACTCGAGGAACTCCGCGAACAGGTACCCGAGCTGCCGTTTCTCGTCCCCGGCGTTGGAGCCCAGGGCGGAGATGCAGAGGCGGCCGTCGAATACGGACTCGCGGGTGGCGTTGGGTTAATCAACTCCTCTCGCGGAATCATCTTCGCCGGCGAAAATGCCGGTGAAGACTTCGCAAAGGTGTCTGGACAGGCGGCCAAACGGCTGCAAGACCGGCTCAACGAGCATCGACATTAG
- a CDS encoding right-handed parallel beta-helix repeat-containing protein, with product MARDVSVSDDSDTSGNRPETTEIDGNSGLLNRRGYLKLASASALTGAVTTAAAGRASASGYDEITVGAGERRVIRVGSNETLENLLIDCTADEAKVVIAAHGTNWTIRNVGIQGRVGQHDAVFGLSDRRGNTSTMENVYLGDGAVHGHRMGVGIWVAPQHTGHINIDRVNIQEMGDNSFYCSAPMHNGSGGTVDISNCYSRDSWVSHYRLGEGSITNCTAVNTSRYKNGRGVWAWAPGTVHVDNCHLAMGGRHYSVVVGANGRSSAVRMTNTQYDTGFNGGFRRPGGSINMAGGNGTSPRNVVPDGCPTSAVEAASGNSNDASAEPETTRLSNVIVVDGRESDTDTTEYAFTTTGDIEPSTDENATIDAEATVDGNYAEGVVANYLDAFRFDGEIETLTVDGGAAVRVNGVEIDPDDIDDVLENLLLVEGADADVSRYEFVVDGHVESSNAQGATIDDGLEIEDGHVQGTVANWRDAFRFSGSLEQVTVDGPATMSVNGDVIDPADYGADHPHVLEIEGTGEPASFEITVDGDLVYDGDDPAENVTMVSGTTAQSSVTDSTQRFRFSGALTDVSFTDGEANVTLDGEPLEIEDAGDHELLPHAIVIDGTNASGPAVYSFRASGAVVKSDYRNASINEEDIIDGRTVRGAVGNWLDAYWFAGDLEDFKLLGDAAVDVIYNAREQ from the coding sequence ATGGCACGCGACGTTTCGGTATCGGATGATAGTGATACGAGCGGTAATCGACCTGAAACGACTGAAATCGACGGTAATAGCGGATTACTCAACCGACGGGGGTACCTCAAGCTCGCCTCCGCGAGCGCGCTGACCGGTGCGGTCACAACGGCCGCTGCCGGTCGCGCCAGTGCGTCCGGGTATGACGAGATTACCGTCGGCGCAGGTGAACGACGCGTGATTCGCGTCGGCTCGAACGAGACGCTCGAGAACCTGTTGATCGATTGTACCGCTGACGAGGCCAAGGTTGTGATCGCCGCACACGGGACCAACTGGACGATCCGAAATGTGGGTATCCAGGGTCGCGTCGGGCAACACGACGCCGTCTTTGGCCTCTCCGACCGCCGTGGAAATACATCGACGATGGAGAACGTCTATCTCGGTGACGGGGCAGTCCACGGCCACCGAATGGGTGTTGGCATCTGGGTTGCCCCACAGCATACCGGTCACATCAACATCGACCGCGTGAATATACAGGAGATGGGTGACAACTCGTTTTATTGTTCGGCGCCGATGCACAACGGCAGCGGTGGGACCGTCGATATTAGTAACTGCTACTCGCGAGACTCGTGGGTATCTCATTACCGTCTGGGCGAAGGCTCAATTACGAACTGTACGGCGGTCAATACGAGCAGATACAAAAACGGACGTGGCGTCTGGGCGTGGGCACCCGGAACCGTCCACGTCGACAACTGTCACCTTGCGATGGGTGGCCGTCACTACTCCGTCGTCGTCGGTGCAAACGGGAGGTCTTCCGCCGTTCGAATGACCAACACCCAGTACGACACCGGCTTCAATGGCGGATTCAGACGTCCGGGCGGGTCGATCAATATGGCCGGTGGCAACGGGACGTCACCACGTAACGTCGTTCCTGACGGTTGTCCGACGTCAGCTGTGGAGGCCGCCTCGGGAAATTCGAACGACGCGTCGGCGGAACCCGAAACCACGAGGCTATCAAACGTTATCGTGGTCGACGGGCGTGAATCAGACACCGACACCACTGAGTACGCGTTCACGACGACAGGCGATATCGAACCCAGCACAGACGAAAACGCGACTATCGACGCCGAAGCAACCGTCGACGGAAACTACGCGGAAGGCGTCGTCGCCAACTATCTCGACGCGTTCCGATTCGACGGCGAAATCGAGACGCTAACGGTCGATGGCGGCGCGGCCGTCCGCGTCAACGGCGTCGAAATCGACCCTGACGATATCGACGACGTCCTCGAGAACTTGCTCCTGGTCGAAGGCGCAGATGCAGATGTCAGCCGGTACGAGTTCGTCGTCGATGGACACGTCGAAAGCTCGAACGCCCAGGGTGCGACGATCGACGACGGCCTCGAAATCGAGGACGGACACGTCCAGGGCACCGTCGCGAACTGGCGCGATGCGTTCCGGTTTTCCGGTTCACTCGAGCAGGTAACGGTCGACGGACCGGCGACGATGTCGGTAAACGGCGACGTGATCGACCCAGCCGACTACGGAGCGGACCATCCACACGTCCTCGAGATCGAGGGAACGGGTGAACCCGCGAGTTTCGAGATCACGGTCGACGGCGACCTCGTCTACGACGGGGACGATCCGGCCGAGAACGTCACGATGGTCTCTGGCACCACAGCTCAGAGTTCCGTGACGGACAGCACCCAGCGATTCCGGTTTTCGGGCGCGCTAACTGACGTTTCCTTCACCGACGGTGAAGCGAACGTGACACTCGATGGCGAACCGCTCGAGATCGAAGACGCAGGCGACCACGAACTCCTCCCACACGCCATCGTCATCGACGGAACGAACGCGTCCGGACCGGCGGTATACTCGTTCCGGGCGAGCGGCGCAGTCGTCAAATCCGACTACCGGAACGCCTCGATCAACGAGGAAGACATCATCGATGGCAGAACCGTTCGCGGCGCGGTCGGCAACTGGCTCGACGCCTACTGGTTTGCCGGCGATCTCGAGGATTTCAAGCTGTTAGGCGACGCCGCAGTCGACGTGATCTACAACGCTCGAGAGCAGTAA